From a region of the Salvelinus alpinus chromosome 2, SLU_Salpinus.1, whole genome shotgun sequence genome:
- the LOC139552563 gene encoding uncharacterized protein isoform X1 has product MLRLWVYKLCVISSSSCFRLCVWQLHRTEMAKSKNHTTHNQSRKAHRNGIKKPRPDRYESMKGVDPKFMKNMRFAKKHNKKGQKTANAAAKKIALAAAP; this is encoded by the exons atgttgcgcctctgggtttacAAACTCTGCGTCATTTCTTCCTCTTCCTGTTTTCGTCTGTGTGTCTGGCAG CTCCACAGAACAGAGATGGCAAAGTCAAAAAATCACACCACCCACAACCAGT CCCGTAAGGCCCACAGGAACGGGATCAAGAAGCCCAGACCAGACCGATACGAGTCCATGAAAGGG GTCGACCCGAAGTTCATGAAGAACATGCGTTTCGCCAAGAAGCACAACAAGAAAGGGCAGAAGACAGCCAACGCAGCGGCCAAGAAGATCGCACTGGCAGCCGCCCCTTAG
- the LOC139552563 gene encoding large ribosomal subunit protein eL29-like isoform X2 produces the protein MAKSKNHTTHNQSRKAHRNGIKKPRPDRYESMKGVDPKFMKNMRFAKKHNKKGQKTANAAAKKIALAAAP, from the exons ATGGCAAAGTCAAAAAATCACACCACCCACAACCAGT CCCGTAAGGCCCACAGGAACGGGATCAAGAAGCCCAGACCAGACCGATACGAGTCCATGAAAGGG GTCGACCCGAAGTTCATGAAGAACATGCGTTTCGCCAAGAAGCACAACAAGAAAGGGCAGAAGACAGCCAACGCAGCGGCCAAGAAGATCGCACTGGCAGCCGCCCCTTAG